A region from the Muribaculum gordoncarteri genome encodes:
- a CDS encoding DUF1896 family protein, with product MLELDRSLTDFNYYYFYLLQYLQLNKYQVDPDHPQIIANSIAALDAFENARRNGANVPMAEAEAISVLFSNIGESEYNTVSELILENFGDTIDLDSEIAVEYWTNQVMTDIPDLFDGVDRMAIGVDALDLELMETEIVGRIVIYLSDNGLQ from the coding sequence ATGTTAGAACTTGACCGAAGTCTTACTGACTTCAATTACTACTATTTCTATTTGTTGCAGTATCTCCAGCTCAACAAATATCAGGTTGATCCAGACCATCCCCAGATTATCGCCAACTCTATCGCCGCACTCGATGCCTTTGAAAATGCGCGGCGCAACGGAGCCAATGTGCCGATGGCTGAGGCAGAGGCCATATCCGTGCTTTTCTCCAATATCGGAGAATCGGAGTATAACACGGTATCGGAACTTATCCTTGAGAATTTCGGAGACACCATCGACCTTGACAGTGAAATAGCTGTCGAATACTGGACAAATCAGGTTATGACGGATATTCCCGACCTGTTCGACGGCGTTGACCGTATGGCGATAGGCGTTGATGCCCTTGACCTTGAATTGATGGAAACCGAGATTGTGGGCAGAATCGTAATCTATCTTTCCGACAATGGCCTACAATAA
- the mobC gene encoding conjugal transfer protein MobC produces the protein MSQQEDDLRALAKIMDFLRAVSIVLVVANLYWFTRVETVDSGWFYSTVYKICANFNRTCGLFNTTFNAKLFALLLLGLSCFGTRGVRSENITWRHIGVTLAIGCVLFLLNWWTLDAGMRYTYIITTVTGYICLMMGGIWAGRMLKNNMMDDRFNDENESFMQETELMDNEYSINLPTRFYFEKKWHKGWINVVNPFRATIVLGTPGSGKSYAVINSFIKQMIEKGYSGYIYDFKSPDLSEIAYNHLLTHKDGYGKVKPKFYMINFDDPERSHRCNPIHPDFMTDIADAYESSYTIMMNLNRNWVQKQGDFFVESPIVLFAAIIYFLKLYKGGIHCTFPHAIELLNRRYEDLFPILTSYPELENYLSPFMDAWQGGAAEQLMGQIASAKIPLSRMISPQLYWVMTGDDFTLDINNPKEPKILCVGNNPDRQNIYGAALGLYNSRIVKIINKKGMLKSGVLIDELPTIYFKGLDNLIATARSNKVAVCLGFQDFSQLKRDYGDKEAAVVMNTVGNIFSGQVVGETAKTLSERFGKVLQKRQSISINRQDVSHSINTQMDSLIPPSKISTLTQGMFVGAVCDNINERIDQKIFHAEIVIDSKKVKAETDRYKPIPILTDFKDDTPDKSRMKAIIQRNYEQVKADVIQIIADEKERIMSDPALRHLFDPK, from the coding sequence ATGAGCCAACAAGAGGACGACCTCAGAGCGTTGGCGAAGATCATGGACTTCCTGCGGGCAGTCAGTATCGTGCTGGTTGTCGCCAACCTTTACTGGTTCACCCGCGTGGAAACCGTGGACAGCGGCTGGTTCTATTCGACCGTCTATAAGATCTGCGCCAACTTCAACCGTACCTGCGGACTTTTCAACACCACCTTCAACGCCAAACTTTTCGCGCTGCTGCTTCTCGGACTGTCGTGCTTCGGCACCAGAGGCGTAAGAAGCGAGAACATCACATGGCGGCACATCGGCGTGACACTCGCCATAGGCTGTGTGCTGTTCCTGCTGAACTGGTGGACACTCGACGCCGGTATGCGCTACACCTATATAATCACCACCGTCACGGGCTACATCTGCCTGATGATGGGCGGTATATGGGCGGGGCGTATGCTGAAGAACAACATGATGGACGACCGTTTCAACGACGAGAACGAGAGCTTCATGCAGGAAACAGAACTGATGGACAACGAATATTCCATAAACCTGCCGACCAGATTCTACTTTGAGAAGAAATGGCACAAGGGCTGGATAAATGTAGTCAACCCGTTCCGCGCCACAATCGTGCTTGGCACACCCGGCTCCGGCAAGTCTTACGCCGTAATCAACTCATTTATCAAACAGATGATAGAGAAAGGTTACAGCGGCTATATCTATGACTTCAAAAGCCCGGATTTGAGCGAGATAGCATATAATCACCTGCTGACGCATAAGGACGGTTACGGCAAAGTAAAGCCGAAATTTTACATGATAAATTTCGACGATCCGGAGCGTAGCCACCGATGCAATCCGATACACCCGGACTTTATGACCGATATTGCAGACGCATACGAGAGCAGTTATACCATAATGATGAACCTGAACCGAAATTGGGTGCAAAAACAGGGAGATTTCTTTGTAGAGTCACCGATTGTGCTGTTCGCGGCAATTATCTATTTCTTAAAACTCTACAAAGGAGGAATACACTGTACTTTTCCCCATGCCATCGAGCTTTTGAATAGAAGATACGAGGATTTATTTCCTATTCTCACGAGCTACCCGGAGCTGGAAAACTACCTGTCGCCGTTTATGGACGCATGGCAAGGTGGAGCAGCTGAGCAGTTGATGGGACAAATCGCGTCGGCGAAAATCCCGCTGTCGCGTATGATTTCACCGCAGCTTTACTGGGTAATGACCGGCGATGATTTCACGCTCGACATCAACAATCCGAAAGAGCCGAAAATCCTGTGCGTGGGCAACAATCCCGACCGCCAGAACATATATGGCGCGGCACTCGGACTGTATAACTCCCGTATCGTCAAAATCATAAACAAGAAAGGTATGCTGAAAAGCGGTGTTCTTATAGACGAACTCCCGACCATATATTTCAAGGGCCTCGACAATCTCATTGCCACCGCCCGAAGCAACAAGGTTGCCGTCTGCCTCGGCTTTCAGGACTTCTCTCAGCTAAAACGCGACTACGGTGACAAGGAAGCAGCAGTTGTGATGAATACCGTCGGCAACATATTCTCCGGGCAGGTCGTGGGAGAAACCGCCAAGACACTGTCAGAGCGTTTCGGCAAAGTTCTCCAGAAACGGCAGTCTATCTCGATAAACCGTCAGGATGTGAGCCACTCCATCAACACGCAGATGGACAGTCTTATCCCGCCGAGCAAGATTTCCACTCTGACACAGGGAATGTTCGTAGGCGCAGTTTGTGACAACATCAACGAGCGCATAGACCAGAAGATATTTCATGCCGAGATTGTCATTGACAGTAAAAAAGTCAAAGCAGAAACCGACCGTTACAAGCCTATACCCATACTCACCGATTTCAAGGACGACACCCCGGACAAATCCCGTATGAAAGCGATTATCCAGCGCAACTACGAGCAGGTGAAAGCCGATGTGATCCAAATCATCGCCGACGAGAAAGAGCGCATAATGTCAGACCCGGCACTGCGCCACCTGTTCGACCCAAAGTAA
- the mobB gene encoding conjugal transfer protein MobB has translation MVAKISIGNSLYGALTYNGEKINKEKGRLLDTNKIYNDGSGSVDIHRAYEDFMRWIPTSSRTERPMMHISLNPHPDDVLSDTDFTRLAHEYMEKMGFADMPYMIYKHSDIDRHHVHIVALRVGTDGRCISDRNNFYKNKKVCRELEKEYGLKVAEREKITPDMPIKKVDPSGDIKRQVANTVKMVGMRYKFQTMGEYNAVLSLYNIRCEQTDGRVNGREYHGLVYFATDDEGKVIANPFKASRLGKFASRTAIDSRFEKAKDKIDITPTKHKVADCLAQSTGKDDFTAKLKDCGIDVVFRHTDEGRIYGVTFIDHNTMTVLNGSRLGKQFSANALNERFNNPQMQPTIDVPIPDTPVIVTEPEQNTDTHSDSQSQNIDTQTSSDWQQHTAGSQHQSAATHSSTTDYSESGFTLPGLDLFQPGQSFNPDEEEFRRRMQRKKKKGHRPKF, from the coding sequence ATGGTCGCTAAAATCTCGATAGGCAACTCGCTCTATGGCGCGTTGACCTATAACGGCGAGAAAATCAACAAGGAGAAAGGCCGGCTGCTTGACACCAACAAAATATACAATGACGGCAGCGGCTCAGTTGATATTCATCGTGCATACGAGGACTTCATGCGCTGGATTCCTACATCTTCCCGCACAGAGCGACCGATGATGCACATTTCGCTTAATCCGCACCCCGACGATGTTCTTAGCGACACCGATTTTACCCGTCTGGCGCATGAATATATGGAGAAGATGGGCTTTGCCGATATGCCGTATATGATTTACAAACATTCCGACATCGACCGGCACCATGTTCACATAGTCGCGCTCCGTGTCGGTACTGACGGACGCTGTATATCCGACCGCAACAACTTTTACAAAAACAAGAAAGTGTGCCGCGAGCTGGAGAAGGAGTATGGGCTGAAAGTTGCTGAGCGTGAGAAAATCACTCCCGATATGCCGATCAAGAAGGTTGACCCCTCCGGCGACATCAAGCGTCAGGTTGCCAACACCGTCAAAATGGTCGGTATGCGATACAAGTTTCAGACGATGGGCGAGTATAACGCCGTTCTTTCCTTATATAATATAAGGTGTGAGCAGACCGACGGCAGGGTTAACGGTCGTGAGTATCACGGTCTGGTGTATTTCGCCACCGATGATGAAGGCAAGGTGATTGCCAATCCGTTCAAGGCGTCGCGCCTCGGCAAATTCGCAAGCAGAACGGCGATTGACAGCCGTTTCGAGAAAGCTAAGGACAAGATCGACATTACACCCACTAAACACAAGGTTGCGGACTGCCTCGCCCAATCAACGGGTAAGGATGATTTTACAGCCAAATTAAAAGACTGCGGCATAGATGTTGTTTTCCGTCACACCGACGAGGGACGTATATACGGCGTTACGTTCATAGATCACAACACCATGACGGTATTGAACGGTTCCAGACTCGGCAAGCAGTTCTCGGCAAACGCCCTTAACGAGCGTTTCAACAATCCGCAGATGCAACCGACAATCGATGTGCCGATTCCCGACACACCCGTTATTGTGACGGAACCGGAGCAGAACACCGACACCCATTCGGATTCTCAATCCCAGAACATCGACACTCAGACTTCGTCGGATTGGCAGCAACACACCGCAGGCAGCCAGCATCAATCGGCCGCCACTCATTCTTCCACTACTGATTACAGCGAAAGTGGCTTCACGCTTCCGGGGCTTGACCTGTTCCAGCCGGGGCAGTCGTTCAATCCCGACGAGGAAGAATTCCGCCGCCGTATGCAGCGAAAGAAGAAAAAAGGTCACAGACCAAAATTTTAA